A DNA window from Streptomyces bacillaris contains the following coding sequences:
- a CDS encoding FAD-dependent oxidoreductase, with amino-acid sequence MADTPPRRPGPHEAHDTDLIVIGGGPAGCAAVRMAAGVGMRSVLVEPDTLCRNLYRIPALNNVLGGHTSGPALADAIAAEVRGTELCRPLLGRRVVELRGHDDHIAVTLDTGTRLTAPYAVVATGVGPLQPGDVPWVTAPDGLTLPPLPQADPDHAEGRTLLVLGGDRPIGTFLRAHPATATRLLVAYPEADTYKVEEIRDDPRVTLLPVEHLTLYASEGGGVAADVRSRGGGHRTITVDAAHVSIGSAPTAPAGDLVRDADGYCPPGGQHPRIIVAGDLRSARFQRIMTAMGSGSEAALRAYYAARGLPLGG; translated from the coding sequence ATGGCCGACACCCCGCCCCGCCGCCCCGGGCCCCACGAAGCGCACGACACCGACCTGATCGTCATCGGTGGCGGTCCGGCCGGTTGTGCCGCCGTCCGGATGGCTGCCGGTGTCGGCATGCGCTCGGTTCTGGTCGAGCCGGACACCCTCTGCCGCAACCTTTACCGCATCCCGGCCCTGAACAACGTCCTCGGCGGCCACACCAGCGGTCCCGCCCTGGCCGACGCCATCGCGGCGGAGGTGCGGGGCACGGAGCTGTGCCGCCCGCTGCTCGGCCGCCGTGTCGTCGAACTGCGCGGCCACGACGACCACATCGCCGTCACCCTGGACACCGGTACGCGCCTGACGGCCCCGTACGCGGTCGTCGCCACCGGCGTCGGCCCCCTCCAGCCCGGCGACGTCCCCTGGGTCACCGCCCCCGACGGCCTCACCCTCCCGCCGCTCCCGCAGGCCGACCCGGACCACGCCGAAGGCCGTACGCTCCTCGTCCTCGGCGGCGACCGCCCGATCGGCACCTTCCTCCGCGCCCACCCGGCCACCGCCACCCGCCTGCTCGTGGCGTACCCGGAGGCGGACACGTACAAGGTCGAGGAGATCCGCGACGATCCGCGCGTCACGCTCCTGCCCGTCGAGCATCTGACGCTGTACGCCTCCGAAGGAGGTGGGGTGGCCGCGGACGTACGGAGCCGGGGAGGCGGACACCGTACGATCACGGTCGACGCCGCCCACGTCAGCATCGGGAGCGCGCCCACCGCCCCCGCGGGCGACCTCGTCCGGGACGCCGACGGCTACTGCCCGCCGGGCGGCCAGCACCCGCGCATCATCGTCGCCGGTGACCTGCGCTCGGCGCGCTTCCAGCGGATCATGACGGCCATGGGCTCCGGCAGCGAGGCCGCCCTGCGTGCCTACTACGCGGCACGGGGACTGCCCCTCGGGGGCTGA
- a CDS encoding toll/interleukin-1 receptor domain-containing protein, producing MSNSSSTSACEGKTGARPPRCEARRGAATPGRSYGPPGARVVGPDLVGVDAPGPPPDGPRSFGTTRLPRHVHDRKHPDIPRPDRLDRGRSQGKVHLEGRGRGRAVVEWSTDGLVDASSRRLTSGSQESARPGLATEGCQMARVFINYRRGEGAYAAALLDELLSAHFGEERVFRAAKSIKAGADFATSILEAVGECHVMLVIVDPGWSSRFTPSDRRPSPSQDWVRREIEEAIRLDRTVVPVLLSGAERLRQDDLPEELTRLACAQYLRFDYRRARQDAMYIAEQLARVSPRIAGRRVPWLRCPEWARLLRVPGADRSGPGTTARPDWPPAADAHEGGR from the coding sequence ATGAGCAACTCTTCTTCTACCAGCGCCTGCGAGGGGAAGACCGGCGCCCGGCCGCCCAGGTGTGAGGCCAGGAGAGGTGCAGCCACTCCCGGCCGGTCGTATGGCCCTCCAGGAGCACGGGTCGTAGGGCCCGATCTCGTTGGCGTAGACGCCCCAGGGCCCCCACCGGATGGACCCCGATCCTTCGGCACCACCCGGCTCCCCCGCCATGTTCACGATCGAAAGCATCCGGACATACCCCGTCCTGACCGTCTCGACCGGGGGAGATCGCAGGGGAAGGTACACCTCGAAGGCCGGGGCCGCGGCAGGGCGGTCGTGGAGTGGTCGACCGACGGCCTTGTGGATGCTTCGAGCCGACGGCTGACCAGCGGCTCGCAAGAATCGGCGCGGCCGGGGTTAGCGACGGAGGGGTGCCAGATGGCTCGTGTGTTTATCAACTACCGCAGGGGAGAGGGAGCCTATGCGGCGGCTCTTCTGGACGAACTGCTGTCGGCGCACTTCGGTGAAGAGAGGGTATTTCGCGCAGCGAAATCCATAAAGGCGGGAGCCGATTTCGCGACATCCATACTGGAGGCTGTGGGGGAGTGTCACGTCATGCTCGTCATAGTGGATCCGGGCTGGTCGAGCAGGTTCACCCCCTCCGATCGTCGCCCCTCGCCCTCACAGGACTGGGTGAGGAGGGAGATCGAAGAGGCAATCAGGCTTGATCGAACCGTCGTTCCTGTGCTGCTGTCCGGAGCGGAGCGTTTACGCCAGGACGATCTGCCGGAGGAGCTCACACGACTGGCTTGCGCGCAGTACCTTCGTTTCGATTACCGCCGGGCCCGCCAGGATGCGATGTACATAGCCGAGCAGTTGGCCCGGGTGTCCCCACGTATTGCGGGGCGGCGAGTGCCTTGGCTTCGGTGCCCCGAATGGGCTCGACTTCTGCGTGTGCCAGGCGCTGACCGATCGGGGCCGGGAACGACAGCGAGGCCGGACTGGCCACCTGCCGCTGACGCTCACGAGGGAGGTCGGTGA
- the cobN gene encoding cobaltochelatase subunit CobN has product MILLLSTSDTDLLSARASEGPVSYRYANPSRVDLDGLPELLDGVDLVVVRLLGGVRAWQEGLDAVLATGRPVVVLTGEQAPDAQLMAASTVPIGIAAEAHAYLAHGGPANLEQLGRFLSDTVLLTGHGFEPPAPAPAWGPLEREARAVPEGAPTVAVLYYRAHHMSGNTAFVDALCTAVEDAGGRPLPLYVASLRTPEADLVDQLRAADAIVTTVLAAGGTRPAEASAGGDDESWDAGALTQLDVPILQALCLTSPRSAWEENDEGVSPLDAATQIAVPEFDGRLITVPFSFKEIDEDGLPAYVPDAERAARVAGIAVRHAKLRSIPNAEKRIALVLSAYPTKHSRIGNAVGLDTPASAVALLRRLRAEGYDFGPEADIPGLVSGDGDELIYALIEAGGHDQEWLTEEQLAKNPVRIPAADYRRWFAELPQELRESVEEHWGPAPGEMFVDRSANPDGDIVLAALRRGNLLILIQPPRGFGENPIAIYHDPDLPPSHHYLAAYRWIAASAEDNGFGADAMIHLGKHGNLEWLPGKNAGLSAACGPDAALGDLPLVYPFLVNDPGEGTQAKRRVHATLIDHLVPPMARADSYGDIARLEQLLDEHAQIAAMDPSKLPAIRAQIWTLIQAAKLDHDLGVEDRPEDEGFDDFIMHLDGWLCEIKDVQIRDGLHVLGNPPAGNDRVNLVLAVLRARQIWGGTASLPGLREALGLDESAATRTDADAIEEQARALVQAMDDADWDPEAVAGVAAGLPDAVADILTFAATEVVPRMAATTDELTHAVHALNGGFVPAGPSGSPLRGLVNVLPTGRNFYSVDPKAVPSKLAWETGQALADSLLTRYRTDNGDWPTSVGLSLWGTSAMRTAGDDIAEAFALLGIRPVWDDASRRVTGLEPIPYAELGRPRIDVTLRISGFFRDAFPHTIGLLDDAVRLAASLDEPAEQNYVRAHAQADLAEHGDERRATTRIFGSRPGTYGAGLLQLIDSRDWRTDADLAEVYTVWGGYAYGRELDGRPAREEMESAYKRIEVAAKNTDTREHDIADSDDYFQYHGGMVATVRALKGKAPEAYIGDSTRPETVRTRTLVEETSRVFRARVVNPKWIEAMRRHGYKGAFELAATVDYLFGYDATTGVVADWMYDKLTETYVLDPENRQFLQEANPWALHGIAERLLEAESRGMWAKPDPAVLEALRQVYLETEGNLEGEG; this is encoded by the coding sequence ATGATCCTGCTCCTGTCGACGTCCGACACCGACCTCCTGAGCGCCCGCGCATCCGAGGGGCCCGTCAGCTACCGCTACGCCAACCCCTCCCGCGTCGACCTCGACGGCCTGCCGGAGCTGCTGGACGGCGTCGACCTCGTCGTCGTACGTCTCCTCGGCGGTGTACGGGCGTGGCAGGAAGGGCTCGACGCGGTGCTGGCCACCGGGCGGCCGGTCGTCGTGCTGACCGGTGAGCAGGCCCCGGACGCCCAGTTGATGGCCGCCTCAACCGTGCCGATCGGGATCGCCGCCGAGGCGCACGCGTACCTCGCGCACGGCGGGCCCGCCAACCTGGAGCAGCTCGGCCGGTTCCTCTCCGACACCGTGCTGCTGACCGGCCACGGCTTCGAGCCGCCCGCCCCGGCCCCCGCGTGGGGCCCGCTGGAGCGGGAGGCGCGTGCGGTGCCCGAGGGCGCGCCGACCGTCGCCGTCCTCTACTACCGCGCCCACCACATGAGCGGGAACACGGCGTTCGTGGACGCGCTGTGCACGGCGGTGGAGGACGCCGGGGGCCGCCCGCTCCCGCTGTACGTCGCGTCCCTCCGTACCCCGGAGGCCGACCTCGTCGACCAACTCCGCGCCGCCGACGCCATCGTGACCACCGTCCTCGCGGCGGGCGGCACCAGGCCCGCCGAGGCGTCGGCGGGGGGCGACGACGAGTCGTGGGACGCGGGCGCGCTGACCCAGCTCGACGTGCCGATCCTCCAGGCGCTCTGCCTCACCAGCCCGCGCAGCGCCTGGGAGGAGAACGACGAGGGCGTCTCGCCGCTGGACGCGGCGACCCAGATCGCGGTGCCGGAGTTCGACGGCCGACTGATCACGGTCCCGTTCTCCTTCAAGGAGATCGACGAGGACGGGCTCCCGGCGTACGTCCCCGACGCCGAGCGCGCGGCCCGGGTCGCCGGGATCGCCGTACGCCACGCGAAGCTCCGCTCCATCCCCAACGCGGAGAAGCGCATCGCGCTGGTCCTCTCCGCCTACCCGACCAAGCACTCCCGCATCGGCAACGCGGTCGGCCTCGACACCCCCGCCAGCGCCGTGGCCCTGCTGCGCCGACTGCGCGCCGAGGGCTACGACTTCGGGCCGGAGGCCGACATCCCGGGGCTGGTCTCCGGCGACGGCGACGAGCTGATCTACGCCCTCATCGAGGCGGGCGGCCACGACCAGGAGTGGCTGACCGAGGAGCAGTTGGCGAAGAACCCGGTTCGGATCCCGGCCGCGGACTACCGCCGCTGGTTCGCCGAACTCCCGCAGGAGCTAAGGGAGTCGGTGGAGGAGCACTGGGGCCCGGCCCCCGGTGAGATGTTCGTGGACCGGTCCGCCAACCCGGACGGGGACATCGTCCTCGCGGCCCTGCGGCGCGGGAACCTGCTCATCCTCATCCAGCCGCCGCGCGGCTTCGGCGAGAACCCGATCGCGATCTACCACGACCCCGATCTCCCGCCGTCCCACCACTACTTGGCCGCCTACCGCTGGATCGCCGCCTCCGCCGAGGACAACGGCTTCGGCGCGGACGCGATGATCCACCTGGGCAAGCACGGCAACCTGGAGTGGCTGCCCGGCAAGAACGCGGGCCTCTCCGCCGCCTGCGGCCCCGACGCGGCCCTGGGTGATCTCCCGCTCGTCTACCCGTTCCTGGTGAACGACCCGGGCGAGGGTACGCAGGCGAAGCGCCGCGTCCACGCCACCCTCATCGACCACCTCGTACCCCCGATGGCCCGCGCCGACAGCTACGGCGACATCGCGCGCCTGGAGCAACTCCTCGACGAGCACGCCCAGATCGCCGCGATGGACCCCTCCAAGCTCCCCGCGATCCGCGCCCAGATCTGGACCCTGATCCAGGCCGCGAAGCTCGACCACGACCTCGGGGTGGAGGACCGCCCGGAGGACGAGGGCTTCGACGACTTCATCATGCATCTGGACGGCTGGCTCTGCGAGATCAAGGACGTCCAGATCCGCGACGGCCTGCACGTCCTCGGCAACCCGCCCGCCGGGAACGACCGGGTCAACCTGGTGCTCGCCGTCCTCCGCGCCCGCCAGATCTGGGGCGGTACGGCATCCCTCCCCGGCCTCCGCGAGGCCCTGGGCCTCGACGAGTCGGCCGCCACCCGCACGGACGCGGACGCGATCGAGGAGCAGGCGCGCGCCCTGGTCCAGGCGATGGACGACGCGGACTGGGACCCGGAGGCAGTGGCTGGGGTCGCCGCAGGCCTGCCGGACGCCGTGGCCGACATCCTGACCTTCGCGGCCACCGAGGTGGTCCCGCGCATGGCGGCGACGACCGACGAACTCACCCACGCCGTGCACGCGTTGAACGGCGGATTCGTCCCGGCGGGCCCGTCCGGCTCCCCGCTCCGCGGCCTGGTCAACGTCCTCCCCACGGGCCGCAACTTCTACTCGGTCGACCCGAAGGCGGTCCCCTCCAAGCTGGCCTGGGAGACGGGCCAGGCCCTGGCCGACTCCCTCCTGACCCGCTACCGCACCGACAACGGCGACTGGCCCACCTCCGTCGGCCTCTCCCTCTGGGGTACGAGCGCGATGCGCACGGCGGGTGACGACATCGCGGAGGCGTTCGCGCTGCTCGGCATCCGCCCCGTCTGGGACGACGCCTCGCGCCGAGTGACGGGCCTGGAGCCCATCCCGTACGCCGAGTTGGGCCGACCGCGCATCGACGTCACGCTCCGCATCTCGGGCTTCTTCCGGGACGCGTTCCCGCACACGATCGGGCTGCTCGACGACGCCGTACGCCTGGCCGCCTCGCTCGACGAACCGGCCGAGCAGAACTACGTACGGGCCCACGCCCAGGCCGACTTGGCCGAGCACGGTGACGAACGCCGGGCCACCACCCGCATCTTCGGCTCGCGCCCCGGCACGTACGGCGCCGGCCTCCTCCAGCTCATCGACTCCCGCGACTGGCGCACCGACGCCGACCTCGCGGAGGTCTACACGGTCTGGGGCGGCTACGCCTACGGCCGCGAGCTCGACGGCCGCCCGGCCCGCGAGGAGATGGAGAGCGCCTACAAGCGCATCGAGGTCGCCGCGAAGAACACCGACACCCGCGAACACGACATCGCGGACTCCGACGACTACTTCCAGTACCACGGCGGCATGGTGGCCACCGTGCGCGCGCTCAAGGGCAAGGCCCCGGAGGCGTACATCGGGGACTCCACCCGCCCCGAGACCGTCCGCACCCGCACGCTCGTCGAGGAGACCTCCCGCGTCTTCCGCGCCCGGGTCGTCAACCCCAAGTGGATCGAGGCGATGCGCCGCCACGGCTACAAGGGCGCGTTCGAGCTGGCCGCCACGGTCGACTACCTCTTCGGCTACGACGCCACGACGGGCGTGGTCGCGGACTGGATGTACGACAAGCTCACCGAGACGTACGTCCTCGACCCGGAGAACCGCCAGTTCCTCCAGGAGGCCAACCCCTGGGCCCTGCACGGCATCGCGGAACGCCTGTTGGAGGCCGAGTCCCGCGGCATGTGGGCCAAGCCGGACCCGGCGGTCCTCGAAGCGCTGCGCCAGGTCTACCTGGAGACGGAGGGCAACCTGGAGGGCGAGGGCTGA